The genomic window CTGGAAGATTTGCTCAGCCATTAGGGATAAAATATGGATTAGATCCTTCAAAAAATATGGCAAAACTTGCTGAAGAGAGAGGAGTTAAGGTATATATAGGCTATGCTGAAAATATGCCATTTGAAGACAACTCATTTGACTTCATTTTACTAAAT from Methanocaldococcus villosus KIN24-T80 includes these protein-coding regions:
- a CDS encoding class I SAM-dependent methyltransferase, which translates into the protein MNFDKYYKEYDEWFEKNKEIYLKELNALKKYIPKGKGLEVGVGTGRFAQPLGIKYGLDPSKNMAKLAEERGVKVYIGYAENMPFEDNSFDFILLN